A genomic window from Winogradskyella sp. J14-2 includes:
- a CDS encoding type IX secretion system membrane protein PorP/SprF has translation MKRILIYILFLTVAQSFSQELNLPVWTQYLADNDFVISPTYAGIGDNLKIRANGLTQWVGIKDAPDNQSIYADFRISNRSGIGVSAYNDKNGNTRQKGLKLSFAHHLILDWKSKQYLSLGLSYNINNFRIDIENFNTTYEIPILDPAINGDRAINNNNFDAGLLYRWDKFYFSFNANNLVSKDIDEFTGGIEPRLLLNYQMYSGYVFTPKHNKYVEFEPSVFFQFFDSDNRSATDINFKYRKFNRDGDYYWIGASYRFLNDQFLDPLNLGPMAGILHNKLYFAYSYQLTFNDLSGFNSGTHVITIGLNLLQSASNCPCTKGTSQSYYRL, from the coding sequence ATGAAAAGAATTTTAATATACATACTATTCCTAACGGTAGCTCAAAGCTTTAGCCAAGAACTCAATTTACCAGTTTGGACGCAATATTTAGCAGATAATGATTTTGTAATTTCGCCAACCTATGCTGGTATTGGTGATAATTTAAAGATACGAGCTAACGGATTGACGCAATGGGTTGGTATTAAAGATGCTCCAGATAATCAATCTATTTATGCCGATTTTAGAATTTCTAATCGTTCAGGAATTGGAGTTTCGGCTTATAATGATAAAAATGGTAATACGCGTCAAAAAGGGCTTAAGTTATCTTTTGCACATCACTTAATTTTAGATTGGAAATCTAAGCAATACTTATCGCTTGGTCTCTCGTATAACATCAATAATTTTAGAATTGATATTGAAAACTTTAATACCACGTATGAAATCCCAATTTTAGATCCTGCAATAAATGGAGATAGAGCCATAAATAACAATAACTTTGATGCTGGTTTACTTTATCGATGGGACAAATTTTACTTTAGTTTTAATGCCAATAACCTCGTATCTAAAGATATTGATGAATTTACAGGAGGAATAGAGCCGCGCTTATTATTAAATTATCAGATGTATTCTGGGTACGTTTTTACACCAAAGCACAATAAATATGTTGAGTTTGAACCCTCTGTTTTCTTTCAGTTTTTTGATAGTGATAATCGTTCCGCAACAGATATTAACTTTAAGTACAGAAAATTTAATAGAGATGGTGATTATTATTGGATTGGTGCATCCTACCGTTTTTTAAATGACCAGTTTTTAGATCCATTAAACCTAGGACCTATGGCTGGCATACTTCATAATAAACTTTATTTTGCGTATTCTTACCAATTAACCTTCAATGATCTATCTGGTTTTAATTCTGGTACACACGTTATAACCATTGGTCTTAATCTTTTACAAAGCGCAAGTAATTGTCCTTGTACTAAAGGAACAAGTCAAAGTTATTATCGTTTATAA
- a CDS encoding T9SS type B sorting domain-containing protein: MKKPTFSRALIIIILLCFGMVNYAQNYVPFTPRFNQDLKGDIVLIGNNILGPNNDPFNDGAVYNHNVNMQYIDIDSDPSTFSSSSADLEIPNPNCYQIIYAGLYWGAVNPGNEPITEVKLKGPTGAYTDVTGTIIFDANGTTIDGGDSFSYACFADVTNFVTSFGSGADLGTYTVANVSSGVGETANFNPYNGTGQSAGWSLFIVYEDPTLPGKSITSFDGFSAISVPGGNPNLDIPVSGFRTVPAPAPVRANFAFATLEGDSPILGDRLRLNGVSLSTADRPVANFFNSSVTRLDATPVTNRVPNSTNTLGFDTGTIAIPNPGNSVIANDATSGTIRLETSGDTYFPYFFAFAVEIIEPDIVLTKLVEDDAGNDIGGQLVDLGAQLNYVIGFQNVGNDNATNFQIRDVLPINIIYNHPTDLILPPGVTVASYDPVTRELVFDIDNSLVEENDPRYEIRIEVEVVSSCGDLADACSNIINNQAFATYNGFYNPTFQITDDPSLNSNTGCLLSPQATNFLADLDCEFVEEIILCGDTVELTAANGYDSYAWSTSPTGTPVIGNTQTINVDATGTYYSFNTAVAPCQSIEQIYEVELFGGDIENPIIPYADEVVTCPNDGKLLPNIFLCGADDSRFIETNISDSISIIWEQLDESSCAAVSDPDCANEDPGCTWNEVATGADFLANTAGQFRLTINYPGGCFNQFYFNVYQNLLVPTVVSTDIICTTNGSITVNDVPSGYEFSIDGTNYQTSNVFTVTTPGIYQVYVRQIGVPTNPCIFSVPDVLIRERDFTVTSTVTQPLCFGELGSIQLAANDVDPQYTFTLSENGTIVNTVGPIMENSYLFENLNPGTYTATVETENGCLHTEDVTIVEPPLLTVTAAVTVPLTCTEGEITIYPEGGTPPYFYFINGSTDFQTVPEIVVTSAGTFDILVMDSNNCTATTTISVDDIPAPEFNVASTDILCGGTGDTGTITINVTNPNGNAIAYSIDGGTTFSNASLFTGLVAGNYDVVLQYTSGPSVCTTDPQTVTIIENTAISGTAELSAPFTCNGTGEITVTNVSGGNPPYEYSIDGVNFQTSNVFTGLTQGTYTITIRDTNICTAVTNTITIDALNPPTDMDFTNTPVTCPTLTSDVAISNVVGGNGTLEYQIIAPASAATAYQTSNVFTGLAPNTYTFQVRDENDCTYSESYTIDPIPSPTINVVLAETLDCTATPDAELTGTITGTAPYTYEVSINGAPYSALGSTPSTFTYNTSTAGTYQFQVTDANGCTAESGIITVNPISPPAFSAVVESQPILCNGDANGSIDITIDTTVGTPPFTINVNNDTTGTDYGTQTSGLTAGTYTITITDANSCATTETITLSEPDAITFDLSKVDITCNNPGGSSLGSITVENVAGGTAPFTYFISNNFGDVIPGNPYNATSNEDHTFNIINYGNYTINVVDANGCSLSQQITMASPPSDLIINVNISVPDCTTGGTAEVTAVSAVGSGSYEFGILEFNTIPYTTSYLPPDTPGGDTRTFTNLIPGVVYTFVVHDLVTDCYFVKSADFAIDPASTLTSTVAPNNVTCLGAADGSVTFTIDNFDSTTASVDYAIYSAFDNQLVDGPNTISVTFGTPETVTTPNPGTLSPGQYYLVFTENGSGSFNGCETASQIFEILESPVALDLTVSVDQNANCNPNSGVISAIGQNGTSPYQYQITTTATAPLATDADWDASSVFNVDAGTYYIHVLDAYGCIVTSPATIVDMDDSPQISASATNACELQDGNYEIVVNLDTPSTAPYSFSIDGGAFQTQSAPFTISNVFAGTHTIEIQDANGCSDLVTIDVAEPIDVVADVTTLPSCNNDDGEITVTGSGGSGTYAYSISPSPASVSLSGNTFIGVPSGIYTITITDTVLSCTSETTISVSEPTLPQFTLTSDSVTCFGDNTGAFDINITNFTGAYTYEIFDSVGTSVTGIVNANTATNPLTVTGMEAGSFDVVITQTDFPYCSNSASVVITSPQEALTLSLVESSNVTCTDSEGTITAIADGGWGNYEYELTGDATVTFSSNNVFENLSAGTYTVNVRDAEGCIASETITLSLPDPITATFTPSTTVLDCFGDQNASITVDMVSGGQGSNYVYTLNTISPVVSSSGPQMSNVFNDLGAGTYTVTITDGFECEMTSLEIEIENPTPLDVSLVRTTTQTCLTESTLTLSASGGTGPYEYSSTVDFTTVIGSFASSTTFSVPEGTYNYYVRDANGCVSNVSNDITVDPLPELVINLESSNPTINCAGDNTGSILATAQGGLGDYSYTLQDTSGATINATQNTPGYFTELIAGDYVVMVESGDCEVTSAPISITEPTTALDATIEVNNITCAGNNNGSVIVSATGGTGTIQYAISPQLNQFFETNSFENLSAGEYTLIVQDQLGCYLTFDFTIIDPEPVVITILPDAFFPVLCDGDTDGEFSIEIDGGNLPYSVSLDSYEGPYTTGNATQTVFDFTNLEGGDHIVYVRDAQGCESEWNITFPEPIVFNPEITLEYTCENNAQSNMVTVILDVSDEELSEFDYSLDGGDYQLNNVFENVPVGTGHYIDVRHTNGCIQRTELFDIEGYEPVALTLAEGELNEIIATATGGTGDYTFTLNDENYGSTNVYAITETGVYVVTVTDSAGCTAEAEIELEFVGPCIPNWFTPNGDGEYDTWAPGCVDNYPNLTFDIFDRYGRKIATYRVGEVWDGRYNGHELPTGDYWFVVQTNDPNVNKEFVGHFTLYR; the protein is encoded by the coding sequence ATGAAAAAACCTACTTTTTCAAGAGCATTAATAATTATAATATTACTATGCTTTGGTATGGTGAATTATGCACAAAATTATGTGCCATTCACACCAAGATTTAATCAGGATTTAAAAGGAGACATTGTATTAATTGGGAATAATATTCTGGGTCCAAACAATGATCCGTTTAATGACGGAGCTGTCTACAACCACAATGTCAATATGCAATATATAGATATTGATAGTGATCCTTCAACCTTTAGCTCATCGAGCGCAGATTTAGAAATTCCGAATCCTAATTGTTACCAAATTATATATGCCGGCTTATATTGGGGAGCCGTAAATCCTGGAAACGAGCCAATCACTGAAGTTAAACTTAAAGGACCAACAGGAGCATATACAGATGTAACAGGAACTATAATATTTGATGCCAACGGTACAACCATAGATGGTGGCGATAGTTTTTCATATGCCTGTTTTGCAGATGTCACCAATTTTGTAACCAGCTTTGGATCTGGTGCAGACCTAGGTACTTACACCGTTGCAAACGTGTCATCTGGAGTTGGTGAAACAGCAAACTTTAATCCATATAACGGTACAGGTCAATCTGCTGGTTGGTCTTTATTTATTGTGTATGAAGATCCTACGCTTCCGGGTAAATCCATTACTAGTTTTGATGGTTTTAGTGCAATTAGTGTTCCTGGTGGCAATCCAAACTTGGACATTCCTGTAAGTGGATTCAGAACAGTTCCTGCTCCTGCGCCAGTACGAGCTAATTTTGCGTTTGCTACGCTAGAAGGTGATAGCCCTATCTTAGGTGATAGATTACGATTAAATGGTGTTAGTTTATCTACTGCAGATCGTCCTGTGGCTAATTTTTTCAACAGTTCGGTAACAAGATTAGATGCCACTCCGGTGACAAACCGTGTTCCTAATAGTACAAATACACTTGGTTTTGATACAGGTACTATTGCCATTCCTAATCCAGGAAACTCGGTAATAGCCAATGACGCTACTTCTGGTACTATTCGATTAGAAACAAGTGGTGATACCTATTTTCCGTATTTCTTTGCTTTTGCTGTTGAAATTATTGAACCAGATATTGTACTTACAAAACTTGTTGAGGATGATGCTGGCAATGATATTGGTGGCCAACTCGTTGATCTTGGTGCTCAGTTGAATTATGTTATTGGTTTTCAGAATGTAGGTAATGACAATGCTACCAATTTTCAGATTCGAGATGTTTTACCGATTAATATTATTTATAATCACCCAACAGACTTAATTCTTCCGCCTGGTGTAACAGTTGCAAGTTACGATCCTGTAACTCGAGAATTGGTTTTTGATATTGATAATTCTCTTGTAGAAGAAAATGATCCTCGATACGAAATTAGAATTGAAGTTGAAGTTGTAAGTAGTTGTGGAGATTTAGCAGATGCCTGTTCTAACATTATAAATAATCAGGCTTTTGCCACATATAATGGATTCTATAATCCAACATTTCAAATTACAGATGATCCAAGTTTAAACAGTAATACAGGTTGTCTATTGTCTCCTCAAGCAACTAATTTCTTAGCAGATTTAGATTGCGAATTTGTTGAAGAAATTATTCTTTGTGGCGATACCGTTGAACTTACAGCAGCCAATGGCTATGATTCTTATGCATGGTCTACAAGTCCTACAGGCACTCCTGTGATTGGAAATACACAAACCATTAATGTAGATGCTACCGGAACTTATTATTCATTCAACACTGCTGTTGCTCCTTGTCAATCTATTGAGCAAATTTATGAAGTTGAACTTTTTGGTGGTGATATTGAAAATCCGATAATTCCTTATGCAGATGAAGTTGTGACTTGCCCTAATGACGGTAAGTTATTACCGAATATTTTCCTATGTGGTGCTGATGATTCAAGATTTATTGAAACCAATATATCTGATTCAATCTCTATTATCTGGGAACAATTGGATGAATCTAGTTGTGCTGCGGTTTCCGATCCTGATTGTGCTAATGAAGATCCTGGTTGTACTTGGAATGAAGTGGCTACAGGTGCTGACTTTTTAGCTAATACTGCTGGTCAATTCCGATTAACCATCAATTATCCTGGCGGATGTTTTAATCAGTTCTATTTTAACGTATATCAAAATTTATTAGTGCCAACAGTAGTATCAACAGATATTATTTGTACTACAAACGGAAGCATTACGGTTAATGATGTGCCTTCTGGCTATGAGTTTAGTATCGATGGCACAAACTATCAAACTAGTAATGTATTTACAGTAACTACACCTGGAATTTATCAAGTTTATGTAAGACAGATTGGTGTGCCAACCAATCCTTGTATTTTCTCAGTTCCTGATGTGTTAATTAGAGAGCGAGATTTTACGGTCACTTCTACAGTGACACAACCATTATGTTTTGGCGAATTAGGGAGTATTCAGTTAGCAGCAAATGATGTAGACCCTCAATATACCTTCACGCTCAGTGAAAATGGAACCATAGTTAATACTGTTGGTCCAATAATGGAAAACTCTTATTTATTTGAAAATCTTAATCCAGGAACTTATACAGCAACTGTAGAAACTGAAAATGGTTGTTTACACACCGAAGATGTAACTATTGTTGAGCCACCTTTATTAACGGTAACAGCAGCCGTAACAGTACCGTTAACTTGTACTGAAGGTGAAATAACCATTTATCCTGAAGGTGGAACACCACCTTACTTCTACTTTATTAACGGTTCTACAGATTTTCAAACTGTACCAGAAATTGTAGTGACTTCTGCTGGTACTTTTGATATTTTGGTAATGGACTCTAACAACTGTACGGCAACAACTACAATTTCGGTAGATGATATTCCTGCACCAGAATTTAATGTAGCATCAACAGATATTTTATGTGGTGGTACAGGAGATACAGGTACAATTACGATCAATGTTACAAATCCAAACGGAAATGCTATTGCGTATAGTATTGATGGCGGAACTACATTCTCTAACGCATCATTATTTACAGGATTAGTGGCAGGAAACTACGATGTTGTTTTACAATACACATCAGGTCCTTCGGTTTGTACTACTGATCCTCAAACTGTAACTATTATTGAAAATACAGCTATTTCTGGAACGGCAGAATTATCGGCACCTTTTACTTGTAATGGTACAGGAGAGATAACTGTTACAAATGTATCTGGTGGAAATCCACCATACGAATACAGTATAGATGGTGTTAATTTTCAAACCAGTAATGTATTCACAGGCTTAACGCAAGGCACTTATACCATCACTATTAGAGATACTAATATTTGTACAGCTGTTACAAACACTATTACAATCGACGCGTTAAATCCACCAACTGATATGGATTTTACAAATACTCCTGTAACGTGTCCTACATTAACTAGCGATGTTGCTATATCTAACGTTGTTGGTGGAAATGGTACTTTAGAATATCAAATTATAGCACCAGCTTCTGCTGCTACAGCGTATCAAACTTCAAATGTATTTACTGGTCTTGCACCAAACACTTATACTTTTCAGGTACGAGATGAAAACGATTGTACATATAGCGAATCTTATACTATAGATCCTATACCAAGTCCAACTATAAATGTTGTACTTGCTGAAACATTAGATTGTACTGCAACTCCTGATGCTGAGTTAACAGGAACCATTACAGGTACTGCTCCTTACACTTATGAAGTTTCTATAAATGGAGCACCTTATAGTGCTTTAGGAAGTACTCCTTCAACTTTTACTTATAATACTTCTACAGCAGGTACATATCAGTTTCAGGTAACTGATGCTAATGGTTGTACTGCTGAATCTGGAATTATAACAGTAAATCCTATTTCGCCTCCTGCTTTTAGTGCAGTTGTTGAAAGCCAACCGATACTTTGTAATGGAGATGCAAATGGATCTATAGACATTACCATAGATACTACTGTTGGTACTCCTCCATTTACTATAAATGTCAATAATGACACTACAGGAACTGATTATGGCACACAGACCTCTGGTTTAACTGCTGGTACCTATACCATCACTATAACAGATGCTAACTCGTGTGCTACAACTGAAACCATAACACTTTCTGAGCCAGATGCCATCACTTTCGATTTAAGTAAAGTAGATATTACATGTAATAATCCTGGAGGGTCTTCTTTAGGTTCTATTACCGTTGAAAATGTTGCTGGTGGTACTGCGCCATTTACTTATTTTATTTCTAACAATTTTGGAGATGTCATTCCTGGCAACCCATATAATGCGACTTCAAACGAGGATCATACGTTTAATATTATTAACTATGGAAACTATACTATTAATGTTGTAGATGCTAATGGTTGTAGTTTGTCGCAACAAATAACTATGGCTTCTCCTCCATCAGATTTAATTATTAATGTTAATATTTCTGTTCCAGATTGTACAACAGGTGGTACTGCTGAAGTTACTGCTGTATCTGCTGTAGGTAGTGGTAGTTATGAGTTTGGTATTTTAGAGTTCAACACTATTCCATATACAACAAGCTATTTACCACCAGACACTCCAGGTGGAGATACAAGAACCTTCACCAACTTAATTCCTGGTGTGGTTTACACCTTTGTTGTTCATGATTTAGTGACGGATTGTTACTTTGTAAAATCTGCTGATTTTGCAATTGACCCTGCTTCTACCCTAACTTCTACCGTGGCTCCAAACAATGTTACATGTCTTGGAGCAGCTGATGGAAGTGTAACATTTACAATAGATAATTTTGATAGCACAACAGCTTCTGTTGATTATGCAATCTATTCAGCGTTTGATAATCAATTGGTAGATGGACCAAACACTATTTCGGTAACATTTGGTACTCCTGAAACGGTTACAACTCCAAACCCAGGAACATTATCACCTGGTCAATATTACTTAGTCTTTACAGAAAATGGTTCAGGCTCTTTTAATGGTTGTGAAACGGCTTCACAAATATTCGAAATTCTTGAATCTCCAGTGGCTTTAGATTTAACTGTTTCGGTAGATCAAAATGCTAATTGTAATCCAAACTCTGGTGTTATTAGTGCCATAGGGCAAAATGGAACGTCACCATATCAATATCAAATCACTACTACTGCTACTGCTCCACTAGCTACTGATGCTGATTGGGATGCTTCAAGTGTGTTTAATGTTGATGCTGGTACCTATTACATTCATGTTTTAGATGCTTATGGCTGTATTGTAACAAGTCCTGCAACCATTGTAGATATGGATGATTCCCCTCAAATATCGGCTTCAGCAACTAACGCTTGTGAGCTGCAAGATGGTAATTACGAAATCGTAGTCAATTTAGATACACCAAGTACTGCACCATATAGTTTTAGTATAGATGGAGGTGCTTTTCAAACACAGTCTGCACCTTTCACAATCTCTAATGTATTTGCAGGTACACATACTATAGAAATTCAAGATGCTAATGGTTGTTCTGATTTGGTAACTATTGATGTTGCTGAACCAATCGATGTTGTTGCAGATGTTACTACATTGCCGTCTTGTAATAATGATGATGGTGAAATTACAGTAACAGGATCTGGTGGTTCTGGTACTTATGCTTATAGTATTTCTCCTAGTCCTGCTTCAGTAAGTTTATCTGGTAACACCTTTATTGGTGTACCTTCAGGTATTTATACAATTACAATTACGGATACGGTATTGTCTTGTACTTCTGAAACTACAATTTCAGTAAGTGAGCCAACTTTACCACAGTTTACATTAACATCAGATAGTGTAACATGTTTTGGTGATAATACAGGTGCCTTCGATATTAATATCACAAACTTTACTGGTGCTTATACCTATGAAATATTTGATAGTGTTGGTACATCTGTTACAGGTATTGTAAATGCTAACACAGCTACAAACCCATTGACGGTAACAGGTATGGAAGCTGGTAGTTTTGATGTTGTAATCACTCAAACAGATTTTCCTTATTGTTCTAATTCAGCTAGTGTAGTTATAACCTCTCCACAAGAGGCTTTAACTTTAAGTCTGGTTGAATCTTCAAACGTAACCTGTACAGATAGTGAGGGTACAATTACAGCTATCGCAGATGGTGGTTGGGGCAATTATGAATATGAATTAACAGGTGATGCTACTGTTACTTTTTCTTCAAATAATGTATTCGAAAATTTATCAGCAGGAACATATACAGTAAATGTTAGAGATGCTGAAGGTTGTATTGCTTCAGAAACGATAACACTAAGTTTACCAGATCCAATCACAGCGACGTTTACACCAAGCACGACTGTTTTAGATTGCTTTGGTGATCAGAATGCAAGTATAACTGTAGATATGGTTTCTGGTGGGCAAGGTAGCAACTATGTATATACTTTAAATACTATTTCACCTGTTGTAAGCTCTTCTGGCCCACAAATGTCTAACGTGTTTAACGATTTAGGCGCAGGAACTTACACTGTAACCATTACTGATGGTTTTGAATGTGAAATGACGTCCCTTGAAATTGAAATAGAAAACCCTACTCCACTCGATGTTAGTTTAGTAAGAACAACAACACAAACCTGTTTAACCGAATCTACATTAACACTTAGTGCTTCAGGTGGAACAGGACCATACGAGTATAGTAGTACTGTTGATTTTACAACAGTTATAGGAAGTTTTGCGTCTTCTACAACGTTCTCAGTTCCAGAAGGTACGTATAACTACTACGTGAGAGATGCCAACGGTTGTGTTTCTAACGTATCTAATGATATTACCGTTGATCCATTACCTGAGTTAGTAATAAATCTAGAATCTTCTAATCCAACTATTAATTGTGCTGGTGACAATACTGGATCAATTTTAGCCACAGCTCAAGGTGGATTAGGAGATTATAGTTATACGCTTCAAGATACATCTGGTGCAACTATAAATGCGACTCAAAATACACCTGGATATTTTACAGAACTTATAGCTGGTGATTATGTGGTGATGGTAGAAAGTGGAGATTGTGAAGTAACATCTGCTCCAATATCAATTACTGAGCCTACAACGGCATTAGACGCAACTATAGAAGTTAACAATATTACGTGTGCAGGAAACAATAATGGCTCTGTAATCGTTTCTGCTACTGGTGGAACAGGAACTATTCAATATGCCATTTCACCACAATTAAATCAGTTTTTTGAAACGAATTCGTTTGAAAATCTTTCTGCTGGTGAGTATACCTTAATTGTTCAAGATCAATTAGGTTGTTATTTAACGTTTGACTTCACCATTATAGATCCAGAACCAGTAGTTATTACCATATTACCAGACGCCTTTTTCCCTGTGTTATGTGATGGCGATACAGATGGCGAGTTCAGTATTGAAATTGATGGTGGTAATTTACCATACAGTGTAAGTCTTGATAGTTATGAAGGTCCTTATACCACAGGAAATGCAACACAAACCGTATTCGACTTTACTAATCTTGAAGGTGGTGACCACATCGTTTATGTACGTGATGCTCAAGGTTGTGAATCTGAATGGAACATCACTTTCCCTGAGCCTATTGTCTTTAATCCTGAAATTACTTTAGAATATACCTGCGAGAATAATGCACAAAGTAATATGGTAACCGTAATACTTGACGTGTCTGATGAAGAATTATCAGAGTTTGATTATTCTTTGGATGGTGGTGACTATCAATTGAACAATGTTTTTGAAAATGTACCTGTAGGCACAGGACATTACATAGACGTAAGACATACTAATGGATGTATACAAAGAACAGAACTATTTGATATTGAAGGTTATGAGCCTGTTGCTTTAACCTTAGCTGAAGGTGAACTTAATGAAATCATCGCAACTGCTACTGGTGGCACAGGAGACTACACCTTTACTTTGAATGATGAGAATTATGGAAGTACAAATGTTTATGCTATAACAGAAACTGGTGTATATGTCGTAACAGTTACCGATAGTGCTGGCTGTACTGCTGAAGCTGAAATTGAACTAGAATTTGTTGGGCCATGTATACCAAACTGGTTTACACCAAATGGAGATGGAGAATATGATACTTGGGCGCCAGGTTGTGTAGACAACTACCCTAACCTAACCTTCGATATTTTTGATCGTTATGGTCGTAAAATAGCTACCTACAGAGTTGGTGAAGTTTGGGATGGCAGATACAATGGTCACGAATTACCTACTGGTGACTATTGGTTTGTTGTACAGACTAACGACCCGAATGTGAATAAAGAATTTGTCGGCCACTTTACGCTATACAGGTAA
- a CDS encoding DUF1853 family protein: MKTYFDFTDRFIGFQNTPLLWNSDAIDTLVQFNIAPTQRNYNVKSNQKKMRLGKWVESFTAFQLQQIEGIEFIAENLQIITNKQTIGEIDFLLLNNEVPIHLEIAYKFYLYDYTNEYLNPLDYWIGPNRTDSLSLKLKKLIQKQLPLLYKTETKLALKELGFENQNFEQYVNFKAQLFVPLNKKKIDFNLLNKKCIAGFYLHFNNVEILKNNHFYIPNKLDWLVEPKLNVEWLSFNNAKNILRILISKQQSPLCWLKDNDNQLIKCFVTWW, from the coding sequence TTGAAAACGTATTTTGATTTTACAGATAGGTTTATTGGTTTTCAAAACACTCCTCTATTATGGAATTCTGATGCTATAGATACTCTCGTTCAATTTAATATCGCACCTACGCAACGCAATTACAATGTTAAAAGTAATCAAAAAAAAATGCGCTTAGGCAAATGGGTTGAGAGCTTTACGGCTTTTCAATTACAACAAATTGAAGGAATAGAATTTATTGCTGAAAATCTTCAAATTATAACCAATAAGCAAACTATTGGTGAGATTGATTTTTTATTGCTCAATAATGAGGTTCCTATTCACTTAGAGATTGCTTATAAATTTTATTTGTATGATTATACAAATGAATACTTAAACCCTTTAGATTATTGGATTGGGCCAAACAGAACTGATAGTTTGTCGCTAAAACTTAAAAAACTAATTCAGAAACAACTCCCATTACTGTATAAGACAGAAACTAAATTAGCACTGAAAGAACTGGGTTTTGAGAATCAAAATTTTGAACAGTATGTAAACTTTAAAGCACAATTATTTGTACCATTAAACAAAAAGAAGATAGATTTTAACCTATTAAATAAAAAGTGTATTGCTGGGTTTTATTTACACTTTAATAATGTTGAAATATTAAAGAATAACCACTTTTATATTCCGAATAAATTAGATTGGCTGGTAGAACCCAAATTGAATGTTGAATGGCTGAGTTTTAACAACGCCAAAAATATCTTACGGATATTAATATCTAAACAACAATCGCCACTTTGTTGGTTAAAGGACAACGATAATCAACTCATAAAATGTTTTGTAACATGGTGGTAA